The proteins below come from a single Accipiter gentilis chromosome W, bAccGen1.1, whole genome shotgun sequence genomic window:
- the LOC126035306 gene encoding uncharacterized protein LOC126035306, with amino-acid sequence MGQKEAKACLERLLKEEAIERPGDILSPECWPKCTAALVERAMATQHGPELKTWGRIRAIFRKVREEGLTWKEAKRLMHAQADRGVQADGEARTEGLTEVAEQTPLVLPVQPSAPAEPPGYPWEEFERERERAREEEREKERQLIQEAEEPVAEQRRREKERQRLEEAERAVMKGSEKEQAEEGAVPLYDPEDWVPGRVLRTAPQAHPKMAPTSAFSPDVSPEVGRGGARPKEGGRKVRTPPLTRVAEEEESGPDSIEGSAQRLEEAWQLVGGHRCRPPHAAVKQKAISGCKAQSAAASEKATPMPLIPVPDPATDPLQMLQRVVEEIQEQVKQQRQLLQAAGEQKGVPDSPKVTLPDWKIVAKECVMDGIRFEGPPLVCPVRAGPGGVGVEWSPLDSKLLQQVKKTVDDYGLGHPMTGSLLDVVFFSGSLTPWDSRQFCSIILTPIFFFLI; translated from the exons atgggacaaaaagaagcgaaagcttgcctagagcggctcctgaaagaggaagcgatagagcgcccgggggacatattgtctcctgagtgctggccgaaatgcaccgcggctttagtggaacgggctatggcgacgcagcatggtccggagttaaagacgtgggggcggattagggcgattttcaggaaagtgcgggaggagggcttaacatggaaggaagcaaagagattgatgcacgcgcaggcggatcggggcgtgcaggcggatggggaggcacggacagaagggctgacggaggtagcggagcagacgcctctggtgctcccagtgcagccgtcggcaccggccgaaccaccgggatacccttgggaggagtttgaacgggagcgtgaacgggcgagagaggaggagcgggagaaagagcgacagttaattcaggaggcagaggaacccgtggctgagcaaaggagacgggagaaggagaggcagagactagaggaggcggagagggctgtgatgaagggatcggaaaaggagcag gcagaggagggagcggttcccctgtatgatccggaggattgggtgccgggacgtgttttgcgaaccgcgccacaagctcaccctaagatggcgccgacatccgccttctccccggatgtctctccggaggtcgggagaggcggagcacggccaaaggaaggaggaaggaaagtcaggacaccccctcttacgcgcgtagcggaagaggaagagagtggtccggactcaatcgaggggtcggctcaacggttagaggaggcgtggcaactggtgggcggacaccgctgtcgtccgccgcacgcagcggtaaaacaaaaggctatctccggctgtaaggcgcagtcggcagcagccagtgaaaaggcaacgcctatgcctttaatacctgtgcccgacccagctacagatccgctgcagatgttgcagcgagtagtagaggagatacaggagcaggtgaagcaacagcggcagctgctacaagcagctggggaacagaaaggagttcccgattcaccgaaggtcacattgccagactggaaaattgtagcaaaggaatgtgttatggacggcatacgctttgaaggaccccctttagtttgcccagtccgagctggtccaggtggtgtaggggtggagtggtctccgttagatagcaagcttttgcaacaagtgaaaaagaccgtggatgattacggcttaggacatcccatgacaggctctctgttagacgtggtttttttttcaggttcactgactccctgggattcgcgacagttttgcagtataattttgactcccatttttttttttttgatttag